One stretch of Ooceraea biroi isolate clonal line C1 chromosome 4, Obir_v5.4, whole genome shotgun sequence DNA includes these proteins:
- the LOC109611235 gene encoding uncharacterized protein LOC109611235: protein MLKLIRGRSEAHEQDLEAVSRCVYEHAPLGYHGFLHHGEPISMTSTARAFRTLLTSHASLTRDSSRCDDETDDERRQSTETIMSLALDLDYCLLLNLRDSGFMIQAIHHLKITAV from the exons ATGCTGAAGCTGATACGTGGTCGAAGCGAAGCGCACGAGCAGGACCTTGAAGCCGTCTCTCGCTGCGTTTACGAGCATGCTCCGCTCGGTTATCACGGATTCCTGCATCACGGGGAACCAATTTCAATGACGTCAACCGCACGAGCGTTCCGCACGCTTCTAACAAGCCATGCATCGCTAACGCGAGATTCGTCGCGGTGTGACGACGAGACAGACGATGAACGCAGACAATCTACGGAGACAATCATGAGTCTCGCACTTGATCTTGATTACTGTTTACTGTTAAACTTGAGAGATTCAGGTTTCATGATTCAGGCGATTCATCATCTGAAAATTACCG CAGTTTAG